One genomic window of Tenacibaculum tangerinum includes the following:
- a CDS encoding polynucleotide kinase-phosphatase, whose protein sequence is MEIKVPELSLVLLIGASGSGKSTFAKTHFGKHEVVSSDVCRGIVSNDENSQSATNDAFDVLNFIVGKRLKNGHLTVVDATNVQTEARKGLINLARQYHTLPVAIVLDLPQRICEDRNASREDRNFGNHVIRQQKQQLKRSIKGLKREGFRKIYVLKSEEEVDSVTGIVREKLYNDKKELHGPFDIIGDIHGCYDETISLLKKLGYIINSVDNDGNNYGLEIKHPENRQVIFLGDLVDRGPNSPAVLKLVMSMVRSGSALCVPGNHDLKLQKKLNGKNVQLKHGLAETMEQLENESPEFIADVKEFLYSLISHYILDDGKLAVAHAGIKEEMQGRGSGAVRSFCLYGETTGEIDEFGLPVRYNWASEYRGKAKVIYGHTPVPKAEWLNKTIDIDTGCVFGGELTALRYPEEELVSVKAAKVYSEPIKPLELEVESNLSHQQEYDDLLNIDDVIGKRIVQTRLRNNLTIREENSIAALEVMSRFAINPKWLIYLPPTMSPCATSELPNYLEHPEQAINYYRKRGVEKIVCEEKHMGSRVILVLCKDEETVLNRFGIENERIGICYTRTGRNFFNDSTIEKEFLSRVQIALTKSGFWDKFKTDWVCLDAELMPWSSKAQSLLQDQYASVGSSAKNSLTAVEQVLQKTKNRGIKDIETILDKFSYKKKAVSKFIDAYRNYCWDVNSVDDYKLAPFHILATEGAVHIDKDHHWHMENIKEVCLADEKIFRITPYKVVETNDKESVQKAIDWWTEMTEKGGEGMVVKSFDFISYGKEGLLQPAVKCRGSEYLRIIYGPEYDLPENMQRLKSRGLSRKRSLALREFALGVEGLERFVRKEPLRRIHESVFGVLALESEDVDPRL, encoded by the coding sequence ATGGAAATTAAAGTACCCGAATTATCATTAGTATTACTTATTGGTGCTTCTGGTTCAGGAAAAAGCACTTTTGCTAAAACGCATTTTGGCAAACACGAAGTCGTTTCTTCTGACGTGTGTAGAGGAATTGTATCGAATGACGAGAACAGTCAGAGTGCGACAAATGATGCCTTTGATGTACTGAACTTCATTGTTGGAAAAAGACTAAAAAACGGGCATTTAACTGTTGTTGATGCTACAAACGTACAAACCGAAGCCCGAAAAGGATTAATTAATCTTGCAAGACAATATCATACCTTACCAGTTGCCATTGTTTTAGATTTACCTCAAAGAATTTGTGAAGATAGAAATGCAAGTCGAGAAGATAGAAACTTTGGAAATCATGTTATTAGACAACAAAAACAGCAACTCAAAAGGTCGATAAAAGGACTAAAAAGAGAAGGCTTCAGAAAGATATACGTTTTAAAAAGTGAAGAAGAAGTCGATTCCGTAACTGGAATCGTTAGAGAAAAACTCTACAACGATAAAAAAGAACTTCACGGACCTTTTGACATTATTGGAGATATTCACGGTTGCTATGATGAAACAATTTCACTCTTAAAAAAACTCGGGTATATCATTAATTCAGTGGATAATGATGGAAACAATTACGGATTAGAAATAAAACATCCTGAAAATAGACAAGTGATATTTTTAGGTGACTTAGTGGATAGAGGTCCGAATTCGCCAGCGGTTCTAAAATTAGTAATGAGTATGGTTAGAAGCGGTTCAGCTCTTTGCGTTCCTGGAAATCACGACCTAAAACTTCAAAAGAAATTAAACGGAAAAAATGTTCAGTTGAAACACGGTTTAGCTGAGACAATGGAACAATTGGAAAACGAGTCGCCTGAGTTTATAGCAGATGTTAAAGAGTTTTTATACAGCCTAATTAGTCACTATATTTTAGATGATGGTAAGTTAGCTGTTGCACACGCTGGTATAAAAGAAGAAATGCAAGGGAGAGGCTCTGGTGCAGTTAGGTCATTTTGTTTATATGGAGAAACTACGGGAGAAATTGACGAATTCGGTTTACCTGTCAGGTATAATTGGGCTTCTGAATATAGAGGTAAAGCCAAAGTTATTTATGGACACACACCTGTTCCAAAAGCAGAATGGCTTAATAAAACTATTGATATTGACACAGGTTGCGTATTCGGTGGAGAACTTACAGCCTTACGTTATCCCGAAGAAGAATTAGTTTCTGTTAAAGCAGCCAAAGTATATTCAGAACCTATAAAACCATTGGAATTAGAAGTAGAATCTAACCTAAGTCATCAACAAGAATATGATGATTTATTGAATATTGATGATGTTATAGGAAAACGAATCGTGCAAACACGCCTGCGAAATAATTTGACCATCAGAGAAGAAAACTCTATTGCAGCATTAGAAGTAATGAGTCGTTTTGCCATCAATCCTAAATGGCTCATTTATTTGCCACCAACAATGTCACCGTGTGCCACAAGTGAATTACCGAATTACTTGGAGCATCCAGAGCAAGCTATTAACTATTACAGGAAAAGAGGAGTTGAAAAAATAGTTTGTGAAGAAAAGCATATGGGTTCACGAGTCATTTTAGTGCTTTGTAAAGATGAAGAGACGGTTTTAAATCGTTTTGGAATAGAAAATGAGAGAATTGGAATTTGTTATACAAGAACTGGACGAAACTTTTTTAATGATAGTACCATAGAAAAAGAATTTTTGAGCAGAGTTCAAATTGCATTAACCAAATCTGGGTTTTGGGATAAATTTAAGACTGATTGGGTATGTTTAGATGCAGAATTAATGCCTTGGTCTTCAAAAGCCCAGTCGTTATTACAAGACCAATATGCCTCCGTTGGTTCTTCTGCCAAAAACTCGTTAACAGCGGTTGAGCAAGTACTACAGAAGACAAAAAACAGAGGAATTAAAGATATTGAAACTATTTTAGATAAATTTAGCTACAAGAAAAAAGCGGTTTCTAAATTCATTGATGCTTATAGAAATTATTGTTGGGATGTTAATTCTGTGGATGATTACAAATTAGCACCATTTCATATTCTTGCGACGGAAGGAGCTGTACACATTGATAAAGACCATCACTGGCATATGGAAAACATCAAAGAAGTTTGCCTTGCTGATGAAAAAATATTCAGAATTACACCTTACAAAGTTGTTGAGACAAACGACAAAGAGAGCGTGCAGAAAGCCATTGATTGGTGGACAGAGATGACAGAAAAAGGTGGAGAAGGAATGGTCGTTAAATCTTTTGATTTCATTTCATATGGTAAAGAAGGGCTATTACAACCTGCCGTTAAATGTAGAGGAAGTGAGTATCTAAGAATAATTTATGGACCAGAATATGACTTACCAGAGAATATGCAAAGACTTAAAAGCAGAGGACTGTCAAGAAAGCGTTCTTTGGCTTTGAGAGAATTTGCATTAGGAGTAGAAGGACTGGAAAGGTTTGTAAGAAAAGAACCTTTAAGAAGAATACACGAAAGTGTTTTTGGAGTATTAGCATTGGAGAGTGAAGATGTTGACCCAAGATTATAA
- a CDS encoding GNAT family N-acetyltransferase, whose product MKFRKATRNDVAIIVEMIADDELGKTRENFQVPLPNEYLNAFEKINADQNQELIVVENVNSEIIGTLQLSFIQYLTYRGGIRAQIEAVRIRKDKRGLGIGKTMFEWAINRAKERNAHLLQLTTDKKRTKAIKFYEGLGFKATHEGMKIHFK is encoded by the coding sequence ATGAAATTTAGAAAAGCGACAAGAAATGATGTTGCAATAATTGTGGAAATGATTGCGGATGACGAACTTGGGAAAACCAGAGAAAATTTTCAGGTACCATTACCGAACGAATATCTTAACGCTTTTGAAAAAATAAACGCTGACCAAAATCAAGAACTAATTGTTGTCGAAAATGTAAACTCAGAAATTATTGGAACTTTACAGTTGTCCTTTATCCAATATCTCACCTATCGAGGCGGAATAAGAGCACAGATAGAAGCTGTTAGGATCAGAAAAGACAAAAGAGGCCTCGGAATTGGAAAAACAATGTTTGAATGGGCAATTAATAGAGCAAAAGAACGGAATGCTCATTTACTACAATTAACGACTGACAAAAAAAGAACAAAGGCAATTAAATTTTACGAAGGTTTGGGATTTAAAGCAACTCACGAAGGAATGAAAATACACTTTAAATAA
- a CDS encoding helix-turn-helix domain-containing protein: MNSNKRNLRDIKKMRLERHWSQEQLAEMSGLSVRTIQRIENGENAGLESLKSLAAVFETNIEDSNKKTELEQVRKEEAYIQKLKGFYKLFGLAVLNLIFFFFIAINDSDSEGWYVFLYMLISWIAFLGIYSFISFDFFGEEWKNKMIKKKFGNKK, translated from the coding sequence ATGAATTCAAACAAAAGAAATCTAAGAGATATCAAAAAAATGAGATTAGAACGTCATTGGTCTCAGGAACAATTGGCTGAAATGAGCGGATTAAGTGTCCGAACCATTCAAAGAATTGAAAATGGTGAAAATGCAGGACTAGAATCTTTAAAATCATTAGCAGCTGTTTTTGAAACCAACATTGAAGATTCGAATAAAAAAACAGAATTAGAACAGGTTAGAAAAGAGGAAGCCTATATTCAAAAATTAAAAGGGTTTTATAAACTTTTTGGTTTAGCAGTATTGAATTTGATTTTCTTCTTTTTTATTGCGATTAATGATTCAGATTCAGAAGGTTGGTACGTGTTTTTATATATGCTCATTTCTTGGATTGCTTTCTTAGGAATTTATTCCTTCATTAGTTTTGATTTTTTCGGGGAGGAATGGAAAAACAAAATGATTAAAAAGAAATTTGGTAATAAAAAATAA
- a CDS encoding transposase, translated as MFTLLGKRSKGILQSQVEPVFGTLTQYMGLRKVNVRGIDGANTYMLMAGAAYNIKKLLKFLGKPTKTEAKAAACVFWLKMYPIT; from the coding sequence ATGTTCACTCTTTTAGGCAAACGTTCCAAGGGGATACTGCAGAGCCAGGTGGAGCCTGTTTTTGGAACTCTCACGCAGTATATGGGCTTGCGCAAAGTAAATGTTAGAGGTATTGATGGGGCGAATACGTACATGCTCATGGCGGGGGCTGCATACAACATTAAAAAACTATTAAAATTCTTGGGTAAACCTACTAAAACTGAGGCCAAAGCAGCTGCTTGTGTGTTTTGGTTAAAAATGTACCCTATTACTTAA